The Hevea brasiliensis isolate MT/VB/25A 57/8 chromosome 1, ASM3005281v1, whole genome shotgun sequence genome has a window encoding:
- the LOC110646950 gene encoding glyoxylase I 4-like: MKEKMENPLHLKSLNHISLLCTSVEESIDFYQNVLGFVPIRRPGSFDFDGAWLFGYEIGIHLLQSEDPKNMPKKSTINPKDNHISFQCERMGAVEKKLKDMEIKYVRAKLEEGGIQVDQLFFHDPDGFMIEICNCDSLPVIPLAGEMARSCSLVNLPMIQHNKQQIQQQLVQQ; the protein is encoded by the exons ATGAAGGAGAAAATGGAAAACCCTCTCCATCTCAAGTCATTGAATCACATCTCTCTTTTGTGCACATCAGTTGAGGAATCCATTGATTTCTATCAGAACGTTCTTGGTTTTGTGCCAATTAGGAGGCCAGGATCTTTTGACTTTGATGGAGCTtg GCTCTTTGGCTATGAAATTGGAATTCATCTATTGCAATCAGAAGATCCAAAGAACATGCCAAAGAAAAGTACTATTAATCCCAAAGACAACCATATCTCtttccag TGTGAGAGGATGGGAGCAGtggagaagaaattgaaggaCATGGAAATCAAGTACGTGCGAGCCAAGTTGGAGGAAGGTGGAATTCAAGTGGATCAACTGTTCTTTCACGATCCAGATGGGTTCATGATAGAGATATGCAATTGTGATAGTCTCCCTGTGATCCCTCTAGCTGGAGAGATGGCAAGATCGTGCTCTCTTGTGAATCTGCCAATGATACAGCATAACAAGCAGCAGATCCAGCAGCAGCTGGTCCAACAGTAG
- the LOC110646955 gene encoding peptide deformylase 1A, chloroplastic/mitochondrial, whose protein sequence is METLHRFSFRLLPIYLAVKCLDANPIEMKSCLRLTTLSPISRFARMPISVPEFITSNPHFTARKSFSSSSNAKAGWFLGLGEKKKTSLPDIVKAGDPVLHEPAREVAPEEIGSERIQTIIDDMIKAMRMAPGVGLAAPQIGIPLRIIVLEDTKEYIGYAPKEETKAQDRRPFDLLVILNPKLTKKSNRTAFFFEGCLSVDGFRAVVERYLDVEVTGLNRYGQPIKVDASGWQARILQHECDHLDGTLFVDKMVPRTFRTVENLDLPLAEGCPKLGAR, encoded by the exons ATGGAGACCCTCCATCGATTCTCCTTTCGTCTCCTCCCGATTTACCTCGCCGTAAAATGCCTCGATGCAAATCCaatagaaatgaaatcatgcctCAGGCTCACCACTCTGTCTCCGATATCTCGTTTTGCTCGAATGCCCATATCCGTACCCGAATTTATAACCTCGAACCCCCACTTTACTGCCCGGAAatctttctcttcctcttcaaATGCCAAAGCGGGTTGGTTTCTGGGTCTTGGAGAGAAGAAGAAAACGAGCTTGCCGGATATTGTTAAAGCGGGTGACCCGGTTTTGCATGAACCGGCTCGAGAAGTTGCCCCGGAGGAAATTGGGTCAGAAAGGATACAGACGATAATTGATGATATGATTAAGGCTATGAGGATGGCTCCTGGTGTTGGACTCGCTGCTCCTCAAATTGGAATCCCACTCAGG ATCATAGTTTTGGAAGATACAAAAGAATATATTGGTTATGCACCGAAGGAAGAGACCAAAGCACAGGACAGACGCCCTTTTGATCTTCTG GTGATCCTGAACCCAAAGCTTACCAAGAAAAGCAACAGGACTGCATTTTTCTTTGAAGGGTGTCTAAG TGTTGATGGATTCAGAGCAGTGGTGGAGCGATATCTTGATGTCGAGGTTACAGGTTTGAATCGTTATGGCCAGCCCATCAAAGTGGATGCTTCTGGTTGGCAGGCACGTATCTTACAGCACGAGtgtgatcatttggatggaactCTTTTTGTTGATAAGATGGTGCCAAGAACATTTAGAACCGTAGAAAACTTGGACTTGCCACTTGCTGAGGGGTGCCCGAAGCTTGGTGCCCGCTAG
- the LOC110646949 gene encoding uncharacterized protein At1g15400 — MAGLQRSAVSFRRQGSSGLVWDDKLLSGELNQVANDPKQEHEQERELEEKLDIQQEKDVKPSSRTVSTIERSRSNGGQRAYRTGKVSPAIEPPSPRVSACGFCGAFGKSPKNHRKKAGKPRSR, encoded by the coding sequence ATGGCTGGTTTGCAAAGATCTGCAGTGTCTTTTAGGAGGCAAGGATCTTCAGGTCTTGTTTGGGATGACAAGCTTTTGTCAGGAGAGCTAAACCAAGTAGCAAACGACCCGAAGCAAGAACACGAACAAGAACGAGAACTAGAAGAAAAGCTAGATATTCAGCAAGAAAAAGACGTTAAGCCATCATCGAGAACAGTCAGCACCATAGAAAGAAGCCGATCCAACGGTGGACAACGAGCCTACCGCACCGGCAAGGTCTCTCCGGCTATCGAACCTCCTTCGCCAAGGGTCTCTGCTTGTGGGTTTTGCGGTGCTTTTGGAAAATCGCCAAAGAATCATCGGAAAAAGGCCGGTAAGCCCAGATCACGATAA